In the genome of Mucilaginibacter defluvii, one region contains:
- a CDS encoding glycosyltransferase family 39 protein yields MKKLTEQNAARYTLVLIAITFIVRVLIAAYTGLGIGESYYFRGALSLELSYFDQPPLFFWLSWLSIKILGLSTFALRFPAVILFAGTSWFLFLLSRKLFNAKAGFWSVAIMNLSAVFTVAIACWFQPDAPLMFFWMAAAYYIARVMDINQEQASSRNAYMGWLWVGVLMGLATLSKYHVLFLFAGVFMFVVANKNQRHWLRHPGPYLAVLLTLIIAFPVIWWNYKNDWASFVFQGSRAGDGGEFKLHPEWFLRSIGGQALWLLPWVWVPIIRQFIRSYKERNTSIAYSFVFWTSVLPIVFFTVVTLWADLQYHFHWQAPGYMMLFMPLGYVIDKKLNGVPEQARSTRRWLRFSTGFTVIVITVLSLHMVTGFWQSYGPKWIVGLAGDTDDPTIQGIDYDDIYKRFEKEGWFKNDHLFAGAPRWWLTGKVDWALKGKKDIICFNNDPRNMAFLVDPNKLLGYDCVVIGQRHQINVDNDVKPFFDSVEQLPDIAIMRNGVDELHLQVYYCKNFHVPAQERNDLPLYKQLTGRPPFGK; encoded by the coding sequence ATGAAAAAACTTACTGAACAGAATGCTGCGCGGTACACCCTTGTGTTGATAGCCATCACCTTTATTGTGCGTGTACTTATAGCCGCCTACACCGGTTTGGGTATAGGCGAATCATACTATTTTCGGGGCGCTTTAAGTCTTGAACTGAGTTACTTTGATCAGCCGCCTTTATTTTTCTGGTTAAGTTGGCTAAGTATCAAAATATTAGGGTTAAGTACATTTGCCCTGCGTTTCCCGGCGGTGATATTATTCGCGGGTACAAGCTGGTTTTTGTTTTTGCTGTCGCGAAAGTTGTTTAATGCCAAAGCCGGTTTTTGGTCCGTTGCCATCATGAATTTAAGCGCGGTGTTTACCGTGGCTATTGCCTGCTGGTTTCAGCCCGACGCGCCGCTGATGTTTTTTTGGATGGCGGCGGCATACTACATAGCCCGAGTAATGGATATTAACCAGGAGCAGGCCTCATCGCGCAACGCGTATATGGGCTGGCTTTGGGTGGGGGTCCTGATGGGTTTGGCTACGCTGAGCAAGTACCACGTACTATTCCTATTTGCGGGAGTGTTTATGTTTGTGGTAGCTAACAAGAACCAACGCCACTGGCTGCGTCACCCCGGGCCATATCTGGCGGTGCTGTTGACTTTGATCATCGCCTTCCCGGTTATTTGGTGGAACTACAAGAATGACTGGGCATCATTCGTTTTCCAGGGTTCGCGCGCGGGTGATGGCGGTGAGTTTAAACTGCACCCCGAGTGGTTTTTGCGCAGTATTGGCGGACAGGCCCTTTGGCTGCTGCCCTGGGTTTGGGTGCCCATTATCAGGCAATTTATTCGTTCATATAAGGAGCGTAATACATCCATAGCATACAGCTTCGTTTTCTGGACATCGGTTTTACCTATAGTATTTTTCACCGTGGTTACCCTTTGGGCCGACTTGCAGTACCATTTTCACTGGCAGGCACCAGGCTATATGATGCTGTTTATGCCGCTGGGGTATGTTATAGACAAAAAGCTGAACGGCGTGCCTGAACAAGCCAGATCCACCCGCCGCTGGTTGCGGTTTTCAACCGGTTTTACAGTGATTGTGATCACGGTATTGAGCCTGCACATGGTTACCGGCTTTTGGCAAAGCTATGGACCTAAATGGATAGTAGGCCTTGCCGGCGATACCGACGACCCGACCATTCAGGGCATCGACTATGATGATATTTACAAACGCTTTGAAAAAGAAGGCTGGTTCAAAAACGATCATCTTTTTGCAGGTGCGCCACGCTGGTGGTTAACCGGCAAGGTGGATTGGGCGTTGAAAGGCAAAAAGGATATTATCTGCTTTAATAACGATCCGCGAAATATGGCTTTCCTTGTTGATCCGAATAAACTGTTAGGGTACGATTGCGTGGTGATAGGCCAGCGCCACCAGATAAATGTGGATAATGATGTAAAGCCATTCTTTGATTCGGTTGAGCAACTGCCTGATATTGCCATTATGCGTAACGGGGTGGATGAACTGCACCTGCAGGTGTACTACTGCAAAAATTTTCATGTACCGGCGCAGGAACGTAATGATTTGCCGCTGTACAAGCAATTAACCGGCAGGCCGCCGTTTGGTAAGTGA
- a CDS encoding ATP-binding protein — protein sequence MMKKIALLLLLASPIAVLAQHSVQKLWQTDTTLNTPESVLPAGKVMYVSLISGNSNAKDGVGGVAKISTEGKIIDTAFVTGLNAPKGMGIYKNTLYVADLSELVSVNLKTGAVTKKLVDENAGLNDVTIDDKGAVYVSDPKNARVFKFEGDKQEVYLTGLKGVNGVKSIGADLYVLTSDAAYKAGADKKLTKVCDLEHGGDGIEPVGNGDLLITAWVGYLYYVTPDGKKQILLDTHEGKSKTADIGYDPKKRIIYVPTFFGNSVTAYKLN from the coding sequence ATGATGAAGAAAATCGCCCTTTTGCTGCTACTGGCAAGCCCCATCGCTGTCCTGGCCCAGCATTCCGTACAAAAACTATGGCAAACCGATACGACTTTGAATACGCCCGAATCTGTTTTACCCGCCGGCAAGGTGATGTATGTTTCGCTCATCAGCGGCAACTCCAACGCTAAGGATGGCGTTGGCGGGGTAGCGAAAATCTCCACCGAAGGAAAAATAATTGATACCGCCTTTGTTACCGGCCTTAACGCTCCTAAAGGCATGGGCATTTATAAGAATACGCTGTACGTGGCCGATTTAAGCGAACTTGTTTCGGTAAACCTGAAAACCGGGGCGGTAACAAAAAAGCTGGTCGACGAAAACGCGGGGTTGAACGATGTAACCATTGATGATAAAGGTGCCGTTTATGTATCCGACCCTAAAAATGCCCGGGTGTTTAAATTTGAGGGCGATAAGCAAGAGGTTTATCTCACCGGATTAAAGGGCGTTAACGGCGTAAAAAGCATAGGTGCCGATCTTTACGTACTTACATCCGACGCCGCATACAAGGCTGGTGCCGATAAAAAGCTGACCAAGGTTTGTGACCTGGAACACGGCGGCGATGGCATTGAGCCCGTAGGTAATGGCGATCTGCTGATCACCGCCTGGGTAGGCTACCTGTATTATGTTACCCCCGATGGTAAGAAACAAATATTACTGGACACACATGAAGGCAAAAGCAAAACGGCCGATATTGGTTACGATCCTAAAAAGCGTATAATTTATGTGCCCACATTTTTTGGCAACTCAGTAACCGCTTATAAACTTAACTAA
- a CDS encoding sigma-70 family RNA polymerase sigma factor: MAAFNNTAQNREQLFSKLYQSAFPAVAAYVSKMGGSFDEAKDVFQDALISYYEKVLVNSTDINTTENGYLFGTARHIWLQRYRAKSREQRLDADNDFTDAEDATQPSTNKLLAYLATAGKRCMDMLKAFYYDKLDAEDIATTFGYSGIRSATVQKYKCLEKVRDTVKQKALQYEDFIE; encoded by the coding sequence ATGGCAGCGTTTAATAACACAGCTCAAAACCGGGAGCAGCTTTTCAGCAAGCTGTATCAAAGCGCCTTCCCGGCGGTGGCGGCCTACGTCAGCAAAATGGGCGGCAGCTTTGACGAGGCTAAAGATGTTTTTCAGGATGCGCTGATTAGCTATTATGAAAAAGTACTGGTTAACAGCACAGATATCAATACTACCGAAAACGGCTACCTGTTCGGCACGGCACGCCATATTTGGCTGCAACGCTATCGCGCTAAAAGCAGGGAGCAGCGTTTGGATGCTGATAACGACTTTACCGATGCTGAAGACGCAACGCAACCGTCAACCAACAAACTCCTCGCCTACCTGGCCACTGCCGGCAAAAGGTGTATGGATATGCTCAAAGCCTTTTACTACGATAAGCTGGATGCGGAAGATATAGCCACCACATTCGGCTACTCGGGTATACGCTCGGCTACCGTGCAAAAATACAAGTGCCTCGAAAAAGTGCGCGATACCGTTAAACAAAAAGCATTGCAGTATGAGGACTTCATTGAATAA
- a CDS encoding sensor histidine kinase, with protein sequence MAKGINISAITGNRVLQHILFWLTVSSFFVMMYSFKSTWEIALHNNVFFMPVHMALFYAVGYWLIPRYLLAGKHVQFGVGLIVTNIVLSLTSRFVDIFIAYPYLAKRYLGEFDDPYHGESLSELFLHPVYFINAFKSLNLVACFGIGVKYFKMWHERKQAALKAELDALKGQLHPHFLFNTLNNLYSLTLQNSPKSSNTVLGLSEMLRYMLYECNTDLVRLSNEVRMLKHYTELEKLRYEERLDLTFNINGNLNGLYIAPLLLLPFIENTFKHGASEKVGHNWININLSVNSNVLKIKASNSKPEQVKSDADRHFGNIGLQNVKKRLELLYPQQHNLKILDDDEAFLIVLELTLTRREQALPTAILHENTYAYS encoded by the coding sequence ATGGCAAAGGGTATAAACATATCGGCAATTACAGGCAACCGTGTGCTACAGCATATATTGTTCTGGCTTACAGTATCATCCTTTTTTGTAATGATGTACTCGTTTAAAAGCACCTGGGAAATAGCGCTGCATAACAACGTGTTTTTTATGCCCGTACACATGGCGCTGTTTTACGCTGTTGGCTACTGGCTTATACCGCGTTACCTGCTTGCGGGTAAACATGTTCAGTTTGGTGTAGGGCTGATAGTTACCAATATAGTGTTGAGCCTCACCTCAAGATTTGTGGATATTTTTATTGCCTACCCTTACCTGGCCAAACGCTACCTGGGCGAGTTTGATGATCCGTACCATGGAGAGTCGCTGAGTGAGCTGTTCCTGCATCCTGTTTATTTTATCAATGCCTTTAAAAGCCTTAACCTGGTGGCTTGTTTTGGCATTGGTGTAAAGTATTTTAAAATGTGGCATGAGCGTAAGCAGGCCGCGCTGAAAGCCGAACTGGATGCCTTGAAAGGGCAGCTGCACCCGCATTTTTTGTTCAATACGCTTAACAACCTGTATTCGCTCACGCTGCAAAACTCGCCCAAATCATCAAATACGGTGCTGGGTCTGTCAGAAATGCTGCGGTATATGCTGTACGAATGCAATACCGACCTGGTGCGGCTAAGCAACGAGGTGCGGATGCTAAAGCATTACACTGAGCTGGAAAAACTGCGTTACGAAGAACGGCTCGACCTTACCTTTAACATCAACGGCAACCTGAACGGCTTGTACATTGCCCCCCTGTTGCTGCTGCCCTTTATTGAAAATACCTTTAAGCATGGCGCAAGTGAAAAGGTGGGCCATAACTGGATCAACATCAATTTATCGGTTAATAGTAACGTATTAAAAATTAAAGCGTCTAATAGTAAACCGGAACAGGTTAAGAGCGACGCGGACAGGCACTTTGGCAACATTGGCTTGCAAAACGTTAAAAAGCGGCTTGAACTTTTGTACCCGCAGCAGCATAACCTTAAAATTCTGGATGATGATGAAGCTTTTTTAATTGTGCTTGAACTCACGCTCACCCGGCGCGAACAAGCCTTACCTACAGCCATACTACATGAAAATACGTACGCTTATAGTTGA
- a CDS encoding YtxH domain-containing protein, with the protein MNILKFIALGAAVAYGVSYLTKRDANGHSIVDDVLDKAPDLVNNLKKYGQDALDKAKAKAV; encoded by the coding sequence ATGAACATACTTAAATTTATTGCATTAGGTGCAGCCGTAGCTTATGGTGTAAGCTACTTAACCAAACGTGACGCTAATGGCCACTCGATAGTAGACGATGTTTTAGACAAAGCACCGGATTTAGTAAACAATTTAAAAAAATACGGTCAGGATGCGTTAGATAAAGCGAAAGCTAAAGCAGTATAA
- a CDS encoding alpha-L-fucosidase, which yields MPKILNALLCKFPYLELFTNLTKMRYTKVKSILSLFFVLLLPVFLRAQSNNSSSGSNLNKLQQQFVDLRFGMFIHFNMPTYWNADWPDPEASPALFNPKKLNADQWAKAAKSANMTYGCLTTKHHSGFCIWDTKSTDYSVMNSPYKKDVVKQFADAFRANGLKVMLYYSILDTHHKIRPNQIEPEDIEMIKTQLTELLTKYGKIEALIIDGWDAPWSRISYDDVSFQDIYNLIKKLQPECLVMDLNGAKYPGDGLYYTDIKTYEMGAGQRMAKDVKRMPTLACLPINSAWFWKEDFPTVPVREPQKIVNELIKPLNEASCNFILNVAPNRDGLIDDNALASLKEVGKLWKNEGPTTKLSPLEDPIIASNIAINAPANSSWSDDMNIMDFANDDDYHSSWQSNPRVKEPWFEIDFKKDRSFNTIVVFESKANISKYKLQYWDGAAWKQIFSGDNAERVKLHRFDRVWGSKVRIQIEGSKENPSIAEFQVFDERR from the coding sequence ATGCCAAAAATACTTAATGCCTTGCTTTGCAAATTCCCGTATTTGGAGCTTTTTACTAACCTCACTAAAATGCGTTACACAAAAGTAAAATCCATTCTCTCACTTTTTTTTGTACTGTTATTGCCTGTGTTTTTACGGGCGCAATCAAACAATAGTTCATCAGGCAGTAATCTTAACAAATTGCAGCAGCAGTTTGTGGATCTGCGGTTTGGTATGTTCATCCACTTTAACATGCCTACTTACTGGAATGCCGACTGGCCTGACCCGGAAGCCTCGCCTGCGTTGTTCAATCCTAAAAAATTGAATGCCGACCAGTGGGCAAAGGCGGCTAAATCAGCCAACATGACCTATGGTTGCCTAACCACCAAGCACCACAGCGGTTTTTGTATTTGGGATACCAAGAGCACCGATTACAGCGTGATGAATAGTCCGTATAAAAAGGATGTGGTGAAGCAATTTGCTGATGCGTTCCGCGCTAATGGCTTAAAGGTGATGCTGTATTATTCTATTTTAGATACGCATCATAAGATTCGTCCTAACCAGATAGAGCCAGAGGATATTGAGATGATCAAAACCCAGTTGACTGAACTTTTAACTAAATATGGTAAGATAGAAGCGCTGATTATTGATGGATGGGATGCACCATGGTCACGCATTTCTTATGATGATGTATCATTCCAGGATATCTATAACCTGATCAAAAAATTGCAGCCTGAATGTTTGGTGATGGATTTGAACGGTGCCAAATATCCGGGTGATGGTTTATATTATACCGATATCAAGACTTATGAAATGGGTGCCGGTCAGCGTATGGCTAAGGACGTGAAGCGTATGCCAACCCTGGCTTGTTTGCCTATCAACAGCGCCTGGTTCTGGAAAGAGGATTTCCCGACGGTACCGGTACGCGAGCCGCAAAAAATAGTTAACGAGCTGATCAAACCACTGAATGAAGCCAGCTGTAACTTCATCCTGAACGTTGCGCCAAACCGCGATGGTTTGATTGATGATAACGCCCTGGCCAGCCTGAAAGAAGTGGGTAAACTTTGGAAGAACGAAGGCCCTACCACCAAACTTTCACCGTTGGAAGACCCGATAATAGCCAGCAACATCGCCATCAATGCACCGGCTAATTCAAGCTGGAGTGATGACATGAACATTATGGACTTCGCTAATGATGATGATTACCATTCGTCATGGCAGTCAAACCCGCGGGTTAAAGAGCCCTGGTTCGAGATCGATTTTAAGAAGGACAGGTCATTCAACACCATCGTCGTGTTCGAGTCAAAAGCCAACATCAGCAAATATAAACTGCAATACTGGGACGGCGCGGCCTGGAAACAAATATTCAGCGGTGATAATGCCGAACGTGTAAAACTTCACCGTTTTGACCGCGTTTGGGGCAGCAAAGTGCGCATTCAGATCGAAGGATCTAAAGAAAACCCATCAATAGCCGAGTTCCAGGTGTTTGATGAAAGGAGATAG
- a CDS encoding LytTR family DNA-binding domain-containing protein: MKIRTLIVDDEPHGIEIISSYLENFSDVEIAGKCGNAIQAFQMLQQKPVDLMFLDIKMPGLNGTDFLRSLKNRPKTIFTTAYSEYALEGFELDAVDYLMKPISFDRFLRAMDKVYQLYDNRSTTRLAHETPVGDQEAFLYIKVDRKTIKLNINAILWIESIRDYVKVVTADQVYISKQKISFLEEMLPDRHFVRIHRSFIVSLSKINSFYAYSLEVNGHELPIGRNYKQDVQKKLKAEQLFF, from the coding sequence ATGAAAATACGTACGCTTATAGTTGATGATGAACCGCACGGCATAGAGATAATAAGCAGCTACCTGGAAAACTTTAGCGATGTTGAAATAGCGGGCAAATGCGGTAACGCCATACAGGCCTTCCAAATGTTGCAGCAAAAACCGGTAGACCTGATGTTTTTGGACATTAAGATGCCGGGCCTCAACGGTACCGACTTTTTGCGCAGCCTTAAAAATCGCCCAAAAACCATATTTACCACCGCCTACAGCGAATATGCGCTGGAAGGCTTTGAGTTAGATGCCGTGGATTACCTGATGAAACCCATCTCTTTCGACCGTTTTTTGCGTGCCATGGACAAGGTTTATCAACTATATGATAACCGCAGCACCACGCGCCTGGCTCATGAAACCCCGGTTGGCGACCAGGAAGCATTTTTATATATTAAGGTAGACCGTAAGACCATCAAACTCAACATCAACGCCATTTTGTGGATAGAAAGCATACGCGATTACGTAAAAGTGGTAACAGCCGACCAGGTGTATATCAGCAAGCAAAAAATAAGCTTTTTAGAGGAGATGCTGCCCGACAGGCATTTTGTGCGCATACACCGGTCGTTCATTGTATCATTATCAAAAATTAATTCCTTTTACGCCTACAGCCTCGAGGTTAACGGCCACGAACTCCCCATCGGCAGGAATTATAAGCAGGATGTACAGAAGAAATTAAAGGCGGAGCAGTTGTTTTTTTAG
- a CDS encoding nuclear transport factor 2 family protein codes for MKLKRFVFVAILSWITIITASAQTPAEKQVAAAVDTLYKAMVDANKITLSKLTAAELSFGHSSGKVEDKAAFIDALVSGKSDFTSIATSNQTITITGDVAIVRHILNGEILDGGKPGTVNLGILLVWKKQQKRWILLARQAYKVP; via the coding sequence ATGAAATTAAAGCGCTTTGTTTTTGTAGCTATACTCAGCTGGATAACCATCATAACCGCATCGGCCCAAACGCCTGCCGAAAAGCAGGTAGCAGCAGCCGTTGATACGCTTTATAAAGCAATGGTTGATGCTAATAAAATTACCCTAAGCAAACTTACCGCTGCCGAATTAAGCTTTGGCCACTCCAGCGGAAAGGTGGAAGATAAAGCCGCTTTTATTGATGCGCTGGTTAGTGGTAAATCAGATTTTACAAGTATTGCTACCAGTAATCAAACCATAACTATTACTGGTGATGTAGCCATAGTAAGGCACATACTGAACGGCGAGATACTGGACGGTGGCAAACCCGGTACGGTAAATCTGGGCATATTGCTGGTATGGAAAAAGCAACAAAAACGCTGGATCTTGTTGGCCCGCCAGGCCTATAAGGTACCCTGA
- a CDS encoding glycerophosphodiester phosphodiesterase family protein, producing MKYLLTTLFSCCLLAASAQNSIDLQAHRGGRALMPENSIEAMLHAVDLGSRTLELDVVISKDGQVVVSHDTYMNADFMLKPDGSEISKAEQKSLLLYAMPYDSIKKYDGGTKVHSGFTAQKKMHTYKPLLTEMIDAVDKYTKAKHLKPVYYNIEIKCSPKGDNVEHPVPDVIADKVMAIVKQKNLLNRSNIQSFDERPLQYLHAKYPKVVLAYLVSNKNTYRQNMDKLGFKPPIISPEYKQIDATFVNNAHAAGVKVIPWTVNDAQAMKQLAAIKVDGIISDNPDILVELFGSYQKK from the coding sequence ATGAAATACTTACTTACTACCCTATTTAGCTGTTGCCTGCTGGCTGCATCAGCACAAAACAGCATCGACCTGCAAGCCCATCGCGGTGGCCGTGCCCTGATGCCCGAAAATTCTATTGAGGCCATGCTACATGCTGTTGACCTTGGCTCGCGCACGCTTGAACTGGATGTGGTGATTTCAAAGGACGGCCAGGTGGTAGTATCGCACGATACGTACATGAATGCCGATTTTATGCTGAAACCTGATGGCAGCGAGATCAGCAAAGCCGAGCAAAAAAGCCTGCTGCTGTATGCCATGCCTTATGACAGCATTAAAAAATACGATGGCGGCACCAAAGTTCACTCCGGTTTTACCGCGCAAAAAAAGATGCATACCTACAAACCGCTGCTAACCGAAATGATTGACGCGGTAGATAAATATACCAAGGCCAAACACCTGAAACCGGTTTATTACAACATCGAAATTAAATGTTCGCCCAAAGGGGATAATGTGGAACACCCCGTGCCGGATGTGATTGCCGACAAGGTAATGGCCATCGTAAAACAAAAGAATTTACTAAACCGCAGCAACATACAATCATTCGATGAGCGCCCGTTGCAATACCTGCACGCCAAATACCCGAAAGTGGTTTTGGCCTACTTGGTATCCAACAAAAATACCTATCGGCAAAATATGGATAAGCTGGGATTTAAACCGCCCATCATCAGCCCGGAATATAAACAGATTGATGCCACCTTTGTGAACAACGCGCACGCGGCGGGCGTTAAGGTAATACCGTGGACAGTGAATGATGCCCAGGCCATGAAACAACTGGCCGCCATAAAGGTAGACGGTATTATATCCGATAATCCGGATATATTGGTTGAGTTGTTTGGTAGTTATCAAAAGAAATAA
- a CDS encoding ATP-dependent Clp protease proteolytic subunit, translating to MNYTNEFRSYAVGHRHAQKSGVDAYINHINTMQIPMATTPYIMEERQFNVAQMDVFSRLMMDRIIFLGSAIDDQIANIIQAQLLFLQSADAKRDIQLYINSPGGSVYAGLGIYDTMHFISPDVATICTGMAASMSAILLCSGAPGKRAALKHSRVMLHQPSGGVQGTQADIEITAREIAKIKKDLYTIVATHSGQSYEKVHEVSDRDYWMIAHEAKEFGVIDEILGEAK from the coding sequence ATGAATTACACTAACGAATTCCGCAGCTATGCGGTGGGGCATCGCCATGCCCAAAAATCAGGGGTTGATGCTTACATCAATCACATTAACACCATGCAGATCCCCATGGCTACTACCCCTTACATTATGGAAGAACGGCAGTTTAATGTTGCTCAGATGGACGTCTTTTCGCGGCTAATGATGGACCGAATCATCTTTTTAGGCTCGGCTATTGACGATCAGATCGCCAACATTATACAGGCGCAACTGCTCTTTCTTCAATCAGCCGATGCCAAACGGGATATTCAGTTGTACATCAACTCTCCGGGCGGCTCGGTGTATGCCGGGCTGGGTATTTATGATACTATGCACTTTATATCGCCTGATGTGGCAACCATCTGCACAGGTATGGCAGCATCCATGTCGGCCATATTGTTATGCTCCGGTGCACCCGGCAAACGTGCCGCCCTTAAACATTCGCGGGTGATGCTTCACCAGCCCTCAGGCGGCGTACAGGGCACCCAGGCCGATATTGAAATAACCGCCCGCGAAATCGCCAAGATAAAAAAAGACCTGTATACTATTGTAGCTACACACAGCGGCCAAAGCTATGAGAAGGTGCATGAGGTATCAGACCGTGACTACTGGATGATAGCCCATGAGGCCAAAGAATTTGGTGTTATTGATGAAATATTAGGAGAGGCGAAATAA